aatacagaaagatatatacacccctaTGTTCaaagcagtactatttacaacagccagcacatggaagcaacctaaatgtccattgacaaatgactggataaagaagacgtggtatatttatataatggaatactactcagccataaaaaagaatgaaataatgccatttgcagcaacatggatggacctggagattgtcattctaagtgaagtaagtcagacagagaaagacaaatatcatatgatatcacatgtGTGGAGTCtccaaaatgatacaaatgaacttatttacaaaacaaacttacaggcacagaaaataaacttatggttaccaaaggaaaaaggaggggagggataaatcaggagtttgagattagcagatacaaactactaagtgcaaaatagataaacaacaaggtcctactgtagagcacagggaactatattcaatagcttgtagtaacctataataaaaagagtatgaaaaacaatatacacacacacataagtataactgaatcactacgctgtgcacctgaaactaacacaacattgtaaatcaactatacttcaattaaaaaaaaaaaagaagactccattctttgtgattccatttacagaGACTCCAGAAAAGGAAAAACCACAGTGACAGGAAGCAGGTGGGTGGCTGCTGAGGCCAGGGGTGGGTAGCGGGGAAGGACCTCGGGAGACATTTGAGGGGAGTAAACTGTTGCGTATCTTGATGGTGACTGTGGTACTTGACTGATTACAACGACCTAACTTGTCATCTATACACTTAAAATTAGTCCATTTTATTCTGTATAAACACTTCAATAAACAACaaagagggggagaaaaaaaggcaAGGTCTGTCCTGCGTCCAGGCGTGGGGACAATGGGCACATCCGGGGAAGGAGCAGGACCACCCGGGGCCACCACACATGCTGGCCACCAGCTCTCGGGCCACCAGCCATGCCCTGGCACACCAGCTAGGCCCCAGTGGAGGTCCCCTCCTGGGAAAGGGTTCACACGGAAGCTGGCGTCTCCCACAGGGAGCCACGGCTGCGTGCGTGATTCAACATCTGCCCCGTGAGGGGAGCGGGCTGGGAAGGCTGGCCAGGCCTGGAAGCCAGAAGGTGGTCAGAAccacagaggacagaggaggggtTAGGTGGGTGTCGGAGCCTCCCTCGCCATGCCCTCTGCTGGCtcagtccccccaccccacagcctcCCTCCCAGGGGCCAGGGGGCAGCCTGCCCTGACGCTGACTGCCCAGCCATGATTCAGTACTGGTTCAGGGTCCAgcttgtgtctgtctgtctccactTAGTGGGGGGACCCATCCTGGCCACCACTGCTCGCAGCCTGCAGGGACCGATGTGCCCAAGGAGCGTAAAGGAGCCGAGACTGGGGAGCAGACCCTGTACGGCCCCcgtgcctccccaccccagaaCCAACACTGACCCCTACGGCCCGCACTGCCCTGGAGCTCCCTGCCTAGCAGCTGACATGCTCGCAGGGAGCCCCCTGCGAGGTGGGACGAGTCTGACCCGGCCCCATCAACACCCTCACGGTTAGGGCCTCCCCGGTGCCACCACTCCTAACAGCAACAAATCAGAAACATCCCTGCGTCCTTCGTCCTTCGAGGGAAGAGGGTAAATCAACCATCTTCCTCCACCTATGGATAAGGATGCAGGtcgtgggaggaggggagacatgggacggggtggggggccGCTGCTGGGGGAGCCGTCAGGAGTCCATTCACTTCACCTGTGGTGTTTAAGCCCTTAATTTCCACAACAAGAGGCCCGCTATGTAGGAGCTGCTAATGGCTcttccctggggtgggggtgcccaGCCACAAGGCCCTGCACACAGGGTGCTGGTCAGAAGACCTCTGAAGGTCACTCAGGCCGACTCTCCCTTGGCAGGTGGGGAGACTGAAGCCAGAAAGAAGAAAGGGTTCCCACGTCCCTGAGGCCCCAGAACTTCACCTTAGAACATTCCGGATGCCACCAGCTCAGAGAGCTGCCTGACTCTCGTCCAGGCCCCAGGCCACCAGCTGCCCAGGGGGTGTGAGGATGTTCCCGACCAGGCCAGGCCAGTGCACAGAAAGAGCCTGGGGTACGGGGAGCCGGTGCCCAAGGAATCACCAGCCTTTGGGGTTGGGCCCCTCTCTGCCTGCTGTGCCCCCATGGTCCCTCCCCCACAACCCTCTTCCCAGCGCGCCCGGCAGCCGGTGATGCCAGTGACATCACTGCCAATAACCTAGATTTTAACCAAGATATTGCACACCCCGTCCCTGCCCCACTTATGGGCTCACCGAGGAGAAAACCAGACTGGACCACCCCAGGCCAGCTGAAGGCATACCGCTTGcatgccccctgccccctccagtcTCCCAGCTCCCACCATCCTGACCCACCTCCAACAGccctggaggggtggggaagggctcTGAGGGCCGAGGAGTACAGGAACACCGGCCTTGGCCTCAGTAGGACTGAGTATGTTGTCTGACTTGAGGGGAGGGCTGGTGAGACGGTCTCGCCATGGTGAGGGCAGTGGCTCGGGGCAGCTTGGCTTCCCAAGCCCTACCATGGGctgcccacagccactgcccccTGGCTCCTTAGAAAATCCAAGGACGCAGGCAGGCCACGACTGTCCTGTGAGGAGGGAGTCCAGGCCCATGCAGCCGGAAGGGCAGGTGCCCACCGACCAGCTACTGCAGTGCTCCCTCACCAGCAATCCCAGTGCCCTGTCCTGTTTCTCAGTGACTCAGACACATCTGAGTGGGCAGGGGGCTGTGCAGGGAGGACCCTAGGGAGCCGTCTGAATTAGGGTCCTCTCGTGGTTCCGAGGTACACCTCTACAGGCCACTGGGCCCTCAGCAGATCTGCTGTGACCCCTCCACAGAGCCCTGTCCAGCTGCCGGCATGGGGCTTCCACAGAGACAGCGCGGTCTGCCCTGGCCCCACGCAGCCTGCTTCCTCAGGGAAGGGGCTTGGGAGCCGCCCAGGGCCCTCTGGCCCAGTCTTGGCTCTAAGGATCTTCCCCCCACTCTGGTAGCTGTCAGCTGGGAagtggagacagagaaggaaacagcaCACGGGCAGTTCCCAGGGGTCTTGGCAAGGCCTGACCCACACCAGAGCTTGCAGTTTTCCCACTAAGAGAAAAAACCTAGTCCAGATGGAGGTGGTCTTGGTGTCAGTGTCCTGCGGAATTCATGTAAGTATGACAGTATGCATTAAAAGACAATGAGTTCTAGGGAAAACCAAGGCAGGCCTAGGGCCCCAGGGGGAGCTCTCGGGGGCAGTGCCTCTCCCACAGCTCTGAGAGGGACCCAGGTTGTCCAGACCAGAGGCCGAGACCCAGCCATCCAGTCCTCAGCCACTAAGGGGGCCGGGGGGTCCCAAGGGCCCAAGCTAACCGGTGCTCCTGGCTCCCTCCGCCCTTGCCCCCGGCACTAAGTCTGCACGAGTGTCTGCCTGGAGGTTGCGGAGCAGAACagggaggaagaggtggggagcAGCGTCTGCCCCAACAGGGCACTAGGACATGGGAAGTCTCGGGGGAGGAAAGGGTCCCCACACTGCCCTGTGGGGCCTCAGCACGGGCACGTCACTTCCCACTGGCACCACGTATCTAGTCCAGCCCACCGGACACAGGCCCTGCATGCAGATCAGGCAGGAAGCGGGCCCAGGCACACAGCCAGTTTTCGGGGAACACAGAAGGCTGGAGACACCAATCCGGGGCCTCAGCTACAGGACCCTCCACCCGGCAAACTCTGAGCGGCCCCCAGGGACAGTGACACAGCCTACAGGCAGCACCTCAAATCAGAGCACTGTGGGCTTAAAGCTCCCAAAGGCAGCAGTCCCCTCTGGTCTCAGAACAAGTTGAGGGGCAGCTCATTCAATTCAACAGGCACTGTCTGGCCTGTCCTTTGGTGCTGGGCCCAGAAAGATGGCCACAAATGGGACAGGTCCAAGGGAAACTCTGAACtcactgagagtcagagagaaggCAAAAGCACTTGGGTAGGGAGAGGGCTGAGGTCAAAGGTAATGGAGATGGCCTGCTGGGGCACTTCAGACAGGGACACTGAGGTCTCGAGCAGGCGAGTGACCAGCCTGGGTCACACAGTACCCTGTGAGACCTCAGGCAGATCCCTGGTCCACTGAGGCCCTCAGTCTCTTCACCTGTCCAGTGAAAGAAACATGCTACACTGCAGCTGGACACCTTCCCATGGCCTCTCATCTCATCCAGGATCAAGTTTAAAGTCCTTCACTAAGGCCCTGCAAGACAGACCTAGGTCCTGCTCCCACCTCAGGTCTCAGATGCTGCCAGCTCATCCAGTCCAGTTGGGGACTCTCCCCTGCACACATCTGGCACAGGGGCCTCCCCGAGCTGTCCTGGCCCCAGGACATGCCCATCTTACTACTAGGCTATGCGTGCCACCAGATAAGGCCAGGGTTGCCTCGGTGCCCACCCAGGGCCTGAGGTCCACCCAGGCCTGCTGGCGGGCGGCTGCAGCAGTGGCGTGGGGCCAGGCCCCCACTGTGCGTTACCTGCATAGCTGCCCGTGGCCTTGATGTACATCTGGCCGTACTGCTCCTCCACCATGGTGTCGTAGGCCTCAtcatcctcctcatcctcctcgtTGTGGTAGGAGGTGGGGCTGTCGGTGGTGGGCAGGCTGCTGGCCCCTGGACTGGTCCGCTCCCCCTGGGAGTAGGGCACCTGCTGGATGCTGGGGATGAGGGTGGCCAGGCTGGGCACCCCATAGTAGGAGACCCGGGGCAGCTTGAGAGGGGCCGTGCCCGCCGCCACCGCAGGACCCACCGCCGCCGTCCCGCCGTCCCGGGGCCCCGTCTCTAGCGGGCGTttgggggccaggcctgggccgGCGGCTAGCGGCAGCTCCATGGCTTCATGCTTCACGCGGGTCAGCAGCGGGATGGGGACGGAGGGGGACACGACGTATGGGGGGGCGGTGGCAGCGGCCGGCTGCAGCTGGTTGCAGGGACTCTGGGGCTCAGAGCTGGCGTCCTCGATCATGGCGGTCTGCGAGTCGCAGTGGGGCGAGCTCACCTTGAACATGAGGTCTGTGCCGCGCTCCACGATGTGCTGGATCTGCAGGAAGCCAGCTGTGTACATGACCACGAGCTGCTCGCTGGCTGCCATGGTCAGCCTGCCTGTGTAGCAGAAGGACAGAATCTGCTGGAAGCAGGCGGGCGGCACCGTGCCCGGCAGCTCGAAGGCGCTCTTGCTGTTGCCGCTGAACAGGTCGCGGAAGTAGAGGCTGCTGGCGGCCAGGACGGCCCGGTGGGCCTTGAAGGCCTGGCCCTTGACCACAATGGACACATCGCAGTAGAGGCCCAGCAGGCGCTGCTCGTTGAGGCAGCCAAGCACGGTGTTCCCGAAGTTGGGGATCTCGATGTGCAGCGTCTGCGACATGGCGGGCAGGCAC
This portion of the Vicugna pacos chromosome 4, VicPac4, whole genome shotgun sequence genome encodes:
- the NACC2 gene encoding nucleus accumbens-associated protein 2 isoform X1; amino-acid sequence: MSQTLHIEIPNFGNTVLGCLNEQRLLGLYCDVSIVVKGQAFKAHRAVLAASSLYFRDLFSGNSKSAFELPGTVPPACFQQILSFCYTGRLTMAASEQLVVMYTAGFLQIQHIVERGTDLMFKVSSPHCDSQTAMIEDASSEPQSPCNQLQPAAATAPPYVVSPSVPIPLLTRVKHEAMELPLAAGPGLAPKRPLETGPRDGGTAAVGPAVAAGTAPLKLPRVSYYGVPSLATLIPSIQQVPYSQGERTSPGASSLPTTDSPTSYHNEEDEEDDEAYDTMVEEQYGQMYIKATGSYAVQEKPEPVPLESRSCVLIRRDLVALPASLISQIGYRCHPKLYSEGDPGEKLELVAGSGVYITRGQLMNCHLCAGVKHKVLLRRLLATFFDRNTLANSCGTGIRSSTSDPSRKPLDSRVLNAVKLYCQNFAPSFKESEMNVIAADMCTNARRVRKRWLPKIKSMLPEGVEMYRTVMGASAASTPLDPEFPPAAAQVFEQRIYAERRGDAATIVALRTDAVNVDLSASTNPAFEAGEEADGAGSVIQEVAAPEPLPADGQSPPQPFEQGSASTSRPATPAAARRQEGPYSGTL